A stretch of Bacillus spongiae DNA encodes these proteins:
- a CDS encoding MBL fold metallo-hydrolase — translation MTVKTFPFTISTLGTKMKICVFLVDNVLIDTGPSRIQKKVVPIIKDLSFEKVVLTHHHEDHSGNASWIQNHLNKPIYVHSIGMELCEQKSSLPPYRALFWGNRPGFSVRELPRVVKTKHHELQVVHTPGHAEDHVCLVDEDNQLCFTGDLYLHHTPLSMFRFESIPEIMSSLKRILQYSFKDIYCSHKGIIPNGRQVLIRKLTYLEEISDEIETQYNEGNSLTEIRNNLFPRNTLFQYISLFENSPNHIVQSVLSEYIKQEK, via the coding sequence ATGACAGTAAAAACTTTTCCGTTTACGATTTCTACACTCGGTACAAAGATGAAAATTTGTGTGTTTTTAGTTGATAATGTACTAATTGATACGGGGCCTAGTAGAATCCAAAAAAAGGTAGTCCCCATAATAAAAGATCTATCATTTGAGAAAGTGGTCTTAACTCATCACCATGAAGACCATTCAGGTAATGCCAGCTGGATTCAAAATCATTTAAACAAGCCCATCTATGTTCATTCAATTGGAATGGAATTATGTGAACAAAAATCATCACTTCCTCCTTATCGAGCACTATTTTGGGGCAATAGGCCTGGCTTTTCTGTGCGTGAACTACCTAGGGTGGTAAAGACGAAGCATCATGAGCTTCAAGTAGTACATACACCAGGTCATGCTGAGGATCATGTCTGTTTAGTAGATGAAGATAACCAGCTCTGCTTTACTGGTGATTTGTATTTGCATCACACTCCGCTTAGTATGTTTAGGTTTGAATCCATTCCAGAAATCATGTCGTCGCTTAAAAGAATACTACAGTATTCTTTTAAGGATATTTATTGTTCCCATAAAGGAATCATTCCAAATGGGCGTCAAGTTCTCATAAGGAAATTAACTTATTTAGAAGAAATATCGGATGAAATTGAAACACAATATAATGAAGGAAATAGCCTTACTGAAATTAGAAATAATCTATTTCCAAGAAATACACTATTTCAATATATTTCATTATTTGAAAACTCACCTAATCATATCGTTCAGTCTGTTTTATCTGAATATATAAAACAAGAAAAATAA
- a CDS encoding YciI family protein yields the protein MQESAQFIYVLKLIPRLLKEENWKQEEHEIIKEHFLALQKMKEKGRLILAGRTLQMDETTFGIVIFEAMNMEEAVDVMEEDPAVHKGMMTAEVYPYKVALMRDK from the coding sequence ATGCAGGAATCAGCACAATTTATTTATGTCCTGAAATTAATACCAAGACTATTAAAGGAGGAGAACTGGAAGCAGGAAGAACATGAAATTATTAAAGAACATTTTTTAGCTTTGCAAAAAATGAAAGAAAAAGGTCGTCTAATTCTTGCGGGTAGAACGTTGCAGATGGATGAAACTACTTTTGGAATTGTCATATTTGAAGCGATGAATATGGAAGAAGCTGTAGATGTTATGGAAGAAGACCCTGCAGTACATAAAGGAATGATGACGGCTGAGGTGTATCCATATAAAGTAGCTCTTATGAGAGATAAGTAA
- a CDS encoding response regulator transcription factor has protein sequence MRKIMVVEDEEAIARVLAAYLKKAGYEVAIASNGEEAIKMFPAFQPNAILLDIMMPGSDGFDVLQYVRNRSSCPIIMLTALSDTDYKLKGFSLGADDYITKPFVAEEVVARVQAVLRRSNSLMEERASLYGELKINFDTRELFLKDQSIDLTPKDTSLLLFLASHSTQVFTRDQLIDRVWGMDYEGSDRAVDLAIKRIRKALDGWSKQEGEIKTIRGVGYQFCVY, from the coding sequence ATGAGAAAAATAATGGTGGTAGAAGATGAGGAGGCAATTGCTAGAGTACTAGCTGCCTATTTAAAGAAAGCAGGGTATGAAGTGGCCATTGCTTCAAATGGGGAAGAGGCAATCAAGATGTTTCCTGCATTTCAACCTAATGCAATTTTATTAGATATTATGATGCCAGGCTCTGACGGGTTTGATGTCCTTCAGTATGTAAGGAATCGAAGTAGCTGTCCTATTATTATGTTAACCGCTTTATCTGACACGGATTATAAGTTAAAGGGCTTTTCCCTAGGAGCTGATGATTATATAACGAAGCCCTTTGTAGCAGAAGAGGTAGTGGCAAGGGTTCAGGCGGTACTTAGAAGGTCAAACTCATTGATGGAAGAAAGAGCTAGTTTGTATGGAGAATTGAAAATAAACTTTGATACTAGAGAGCTATTTTTGAAAGATCAGTCTATTGATCTAACACCAAAGGATACAAGCTTATTGTTATTTTTGGCTTCTCATTCTACTCAAGTGTTCACAAGGGATCAGTTGATTGATCGTGTTTGGGGAATGGATTATGAAGGAAGTGACCGGGCTGTAGATCTAGCTATTAAACGCATCCGTAAAGCACTTGATGGGTGGAGCAAACAAGAAGGAGAGATTAAAACGATTAGAGGGGTAGGGTATCAGTTCTGTGTTTACTAA
- a CDS encoding HAMP domain-containing sensor histidine kinase translates to MFTKNNEKIPLIRYWTTRYALTLLIGIVCLGLISGYLVHRGEVNNQVEKSEFYAGLIGMDLERFLQGNVNSPREELKLPAFAEEQGIYNAQSFEVYIKLGNVTEKLPEREKNNGQLKRRGNNELSEGEERNQQSVNESRQKEIRNRIIINEVEQLPVKSEKMVGDIKLNGERKMYYVSVPVTLEGNAIGSVVVVSEPPTLTKFFDQFKAVLGTLLLMGILGWVVIYLLTKRLVAPITEVAKAALDVKEGNYQPSIKHSNVREKELSDLIESFNDMSSKLQTLESLRKELLAGVTHELKTPVTSISGLLQAIQDGVVEEEELKEFISMGYKETIKMQRMVEDLLDFNTYSSGAMTIETDDLNMTKLLLEWEKQWRILHPAIEFNVHSKRNIWAKGDELRVQQIVTNLINNSAHAMPGGGIIELTLSTSGDTVIVRVADQGSGIPKEEQPFIFERFYRGTEKKDRVRGLGLGLSFSELLAKAQSGSLTLVSSNEKGTVFELSLPISIAEDISN, encoded by the coding sequence GTGTTTACTAAAAACAATGAAAAAATCCCACTTATACGGTATTGGACCACCCGCTATGCTTTAACACTGTTGATTGGGATTGTGTGTTTAGGGCTTATTTCAGGATACCTTGTTCATCGAGGTGAGGTGAACAATCAGGTTGAAAAGTCAGAGTTTTATGCAGGATTAATAGGAATGGATTTGGAAAGATTTCTTCAGGGTAATGTAAATTCACCTAGAGAAGAATTGAAATTACCAGCTTTTGCTGAAGAGCAAGGTATATATAATGCACAGAGTTTTGAGGTATATATTAAATTAGGAAATGTAACCGAAAAATTACCTGAAAGAGAAAAAAATAATGGCCAATTAAAAAGAAGAGGGAATAATGAACTGAGTGAAGGTGAGGAGCGTAACCAACAAAGTGTGAACGAGAGTAGACAGAAAGAGATTAGAAATAGAATAATAATAAATGAGGTTGAACAACTGCCAGTAAAAAGTGAGAAAATGGTCGGTGATATCAAGCTCAATGGTGAAAGAAAAATGTACTATGTAAGCGTACCTGTTACGCTTGAGGGTAATGCCATTGGCTCGGTTGTCGTTGTAAGTGAACCTCCCACTTTAACAAAGTTTTTTGATCAGTTTAAAGCAGTATTAGGGACGTTGTTATTAATGGGGATTTTAGGGTGGGTTGTAATTTATTTACTGACGAAGCGCTTGGTTGCACCTATTACAGAGGTCGCTAAAGCAGCTCTTGATGTAAAGGAGGGCAACTATCAACCTTCAATTAAGCATTCTAATGTGAGAGAAAAAGAGCTATCTGATTTAATCGAGTCCTTCAATGACATGTCATCTAAATTACAAACGTTAGAATCATTACGAAAAGAACTCTTAGCAGGAGTAACGCATGAATTAAAAACACCGGTTACGTCTATTAGTGGACTACTACAAGCGATTCAAGATGGCGTAGTGGAAGAGGAAGAACTGAAGGAATTTATCTCAATGGGATATAAAGAGACGATAAAAATGCAACGAATGGTGGAAGATTTACTAGATTTTAATACGTATTCATCTGGTGCGATGACGATTGAAACAGACGATCTCAATATGACAAAGCTTTTGTTGGAATGGGAGAAGCAGTGGCGAATTCTTCATCCAGCTATTGAGTTTAACGTACACTCAAAACGTAACATTTGGGCAAAAGGGGATGAACTTAGAGTTCAGCAAATAGTAACGAACCTCATTAATAACAGTGCTCATGCTATGCCAGGTGGTGGAATAATTGAGTTAACCTTATCAACTTCTGGCGATACGGTCATTGTACGAGTAGCCGATCAAGGGAGTGGAATTCCAAAAGAAGAACAGCCGTTTATTTTTGAGCGTTTTTATCGAGGAACAGAGAAAAAGGACCGAGTTAGGGGCTTAGGATTAGGTTTAAGCTTTAGTGAATTACTAGCAAAAGCACAATCAGGTTCATTGACATTAGTTTCAAGTAATGAAAAGGGAACGGTTTTTGAACTATCTTTACCAATATCGATAGCCGAGGATATTAGTAATTGA
- a CDS encoding SRPBCC domain-containing protein, translating to MSTYSKEAVIERTATINAPLNLVWHAWTIADRVSQWFAAEARITPKVGGVYELYFERGNTNGMNTKGCTIVSMIHRQELTFTWKGPDQFRDFMNHGELTTVKVKLEELKENKTNVRLQHVGWRDGEGWDEALKWHEMAWSGVLNSLKSALEEGIGQLCCQPE from the coding sequence ATGAGTACTTATTCCAAAGAAGCGGTAATTGAAAGAACCGCTACTATTAATGCTCCTCTTAACCTCGTTTGGCATGCATGGACTATCGCTGATCGAGTTTCTCAGTGGTTTGCTGCAGAAGCAAGGATTACGCCAAAAGTTGGCGGAGTTTATGAATTGTATTTTGAACGAGGCAATACAAACGGGATGAACACAAAAGGATGTACGATTGTCAGTATGATTCATAGGCAAGAATTAACCTTCACTTGGAAAGGACCCGATCAATTTCGAGACTTTATGAACCATGGGGAATTAACGACGGTAAAAGTAAAATTAGAAGAATTGAAGGAAAATAAGACGAATGTTCGATTACAACACGTAGGCTGGAGAGATGGAGAAGGATGGGATGAAGCATTAAAATGGCATGAAATGGCGTGGTCAGGTGTACTGAATAGTCTTAAATCTGCACTAGAAGAAGGAATAGGGCAATTATGCTGTCAACCAGAATAA
- a CDS encoding SIMPL domain-containing protein, which produces MYNYTIPYREKHSSVNRKETIQVTGSYTVRIEPDTAIAYIGVVTSDQELTVAQHDNSVIAQKILHSLYSNGIKEKNIQTSTYQIYPQYDYVEGKQLFKGYEVRQVFQVQMNDLSQVGRVIDDSVKSGANVVERIEFSLTDSRAPYLKALAKAYESAFEKAKILATTSGGTLDPSPLNIIEIQEFRSRIPSGKVLAYSTEASSPIASGQIGVTANIQVEYLKT; this is translated from the coding sequence TTGTACAATTATACAATTCCATATAGAGAGAAGCATTCTTCAGTAAATAGAAAAGAAACGATTCAAGTAACGGGGAGTTATACGGTTAGAATTGAACCTGATACAGCAATTGCGTATATTGGCGTGGTAACTTCTGATCAAGAATTGACAGTAGCGCAGCATGATAATTCAGTGATTGCCCAAAAAATATTACATTCCCTCTACTCAAATGGCATAAAAGAAAAAAACATTCAAACCTCCACTTATCAAATTTATCCACAGTATGATTATGTAGAAGGCAAGCAGCTGTTTAAAGGCTACGAGGTTCGTCAAGTATTTCAGGTTCAAATGAATGACCTCAGCCAAGTGGGCAGAGTAATTGATGATTCTGTGAAAAGTGGTGCAAATGTTGTTGAACGGATTGAATTTAGTCTGACCGATTCCAGAGCACCATACTTAAAAGCTTTAGCAAAAGCTTATGAATCGGCCTTTGAAAAGGCTAAAATATTAGCCACAACATCAGGAGGCACCCTTGACCCATCTCCTCTTAACATTATTGAAATTCAAGAGTTTCGCTCTCGAATCCCATCAGGAAAAGTGTTAGCTTATAGTACGGAAGCTTCTTCTCCCATTGCTTCAGGACAAATTGGAGTAACAGCCAACATTCAGGTAGAATATTTGAAAACATAA
- a CDS encoding transporter produces the protein MFEQRQLAYPFLLHSNVSPSIPTTPFSNGGPFPVGGGEHPPGPPPATIPSEAQSAQLSAVDPGAIIRCRYRYTYIRLNSGRSFWYYPTFIGRRSMSGYRWNGFMWLYYGVDLRRVRSFTCI, from the coding sequence ATGTTTGAACAACGACAACTTGCATACCCCTTCCTCCTCCACAGCAACGTATCACCAAGTATCCCAACTACTCCTTTTTCAAATGGAGGCCCATTTCCAGTAGGGGGTGGCGAGCATCCTCCAGGCCCACCACCGGCGACAATTCCATCAGAGGCACAATCTGCTCAATTATCTGCGGTAGACCCCGGCGCCATCATTAGGTGTCGGTACCGCTATACGTATATTCGACTAAATTCAGGAAGGTCCTTTTGGTATTATCCAACCTTCATCGGTCGTAGAAGTATGAGTGGATATAGATGGAATGGCTTTATGTGGCTCTATTATGGAGTAGATTTGAGAAGAGTTCGTTCCTTCACTTGCATATAG